A genomic region of Xanthomonas campestris pv. phormiicola contains the following coding sequences:
- a CDS encoding glycoside hydrolase family 5 protein — MLAVLPQGHAQGVLKFAGVNLSGAEISSSKKPGVLNVDYFYPRDADYAYFAGKGMNIVRLPVLWERLQPTPQGRLDAAQLALIKAAAKQAKAQRMHLIVDIHNYASYYGNKIGSASVPIKTFSDLWQRLALEFKDDNAVVFGLMNEPNNIAPGLWAAAAQAAVDAIRVTGARNLILVPGALWSGAHSWYSTVAGESNATALAALYDPLRRSAIEVHQYLDVDSSGTSATCVSGSIGAERLAGFTDWLRTTGHIGFLGEFGAADNAACRQALDGMLGYIEQHRAVWLGWSYWAGGAWWNADYPFNVQPGADGRDKPQMSILSARAKRIAR, encoded by the coding sequence CTGCTCGCGGTGCTGCCGCAGGGGCATGCGCAAGGCGTGCTCAAATTCGCCGGCGTCAATCTGTCCGGCGCGGAAATCAGCTCCAGTAAGAAGCCCGGCGTGCTCAACGTCGACTACTTCTATCCGCGCGATGCCGACTATGCCTATTTCGCCGGAAAGGGCATGAACATCGTGCGCCTGCCGGTGCTGTGGGAACGGCTGCAGCCTACCCCGCAGGGCCGGCTGGATGCGGCGCAGTTGGCGCTGATCAAGGCAGCCGCGAAACAGGCCAAGGCGCAGCGTATGCACCTGATCGTGGACATCCACAACTACGCCAGCTACTACGGCAACAAGATCGGCAGCGCGAGCGTGCCGATCAAGACCTTCAGCGATCTGTGGCAGCGCCTGGCGCTGGAGTTCAAGGACGACAACGCCGTGGTCTTCGGCCTGATGAACGAGCCGAACAACATCGCGCCCGGGTTGTGGGCCGCTGCCGCGCAGGCCGCGGTCGATGCGATCCGCGTCACCGGCGCGCGCAACCTGATCCTGGTGCCGGGCGCGCTGTGGAGCGGCGCGCACAGCTGGTATTCGACCGTGGCCGGCGAATCCAACGCCACCGCGCTGGCAGCGCTGTACGACCCGCTGCGGCGCAGCGCCATCGAAGTGCATCAGTATCTGGACGTCGATTCCAGCGGCACCAGCGCCACCTGCGTGAGCGGCAGCATCGGTGCCGAGCGCCTGGCCGGCTTCACCGACTGGTTGCGCACGACCGGACACATCGGCTTCCTCGGCGAGTTCGGCGCGGCCGACAATGCCGCATGCCGGCAGGCGCTGGACGGCATGCTCGGCTACATCGAGCAGCACCGCGCGGTGTGGCTGGGCTGGAGCTATTGGGCCGGAGGCGCCTGGTGGAACGCGGACTATCCATTCAACGTGCAACCCGGTGCGGACGGCCGCGACAAACCGCAGATGTCGATCCTGTCGGCCAGGGCGAAGCGCATCGCGCGCTGA
- a CDS encoding glycoside hydrolase family 5 protein yields the protein MSLSSFWSSRLRPVAPAVFLLALAFGASAQNGKGVLKYAGVNLSGAEFNSGKKPGTLYKDYTYPGPADYSYFAGKGMNVVRLPFLWERLQPTAKGEFDPAQLAQIKKAVAQAKVNHLHLILDPHNYAKYNGALIGSDGAPADVFADLWRRLASEFKDDDTVIFGLMNEPNAVSSTDWAAAAQAAINAIRKAGAKNLVLVPGTAYTGAHSWRSTYYGTSNAVALQPLTDPGNRMAFEAHQYFDKDNSGTKGECVSATAGAEKLAGFVSWLRENKKVGFIGEFATADTPVCNQALEGLLSYIEQNNDVIVGWTWWAAGAWWKNDYPFNVQPNKDGSDKPQMSILSKHARKVTGK from the coding sequence ATGTCGCTTTCCTCTTTCTGGTCGTCGCGGCTGCGCCCCGTCGCTCCCGCCGTGTTCCTGCTCGCCCTTGCCTTCGGCGCATCCGCCCAGAACGGCAAAGGCGTACTCAAGTACGCCGGCGTCAACCTGTCCGGTGCCGAATTCAATTCCGGCAAGAAGCCGGGCACGCTGTACAAGGACTACACCTATCCGGGCCCGGCGGACTACAGCTACTTCGCCGGCAAGGGCATGAACGTCGTGCGCCTGCCGTTCCTGTGGGAACGCCTGCAGCCCACCGCCAAGGGCGAGTTCGACCCGGCGCAGCTGGCGCAGATCAAGAAGGCGGTGGCACAGGCCAAGGTCAACCACCTGCACCTGATCCTGGACCCGCACAACTACGCCAAGTACAACGGCGCGCTGATCGGCAGCGACGGTGCGCCGGCCGACGTGTTCGCCGATCTGTGGCGGCGCCTGGCGAGCGAGTTCAAGGACGACGACACGGTGATCTTCGGCCTGATGAACGAGCCCAACGCCGTCTCCTCCACCGATTGGGCCGCGGCCGCGCAAGCGGCGATCAATGCCATCCGCAAGGCCGGGGCCAAGAACCTGGTGCTGGTCCCAGGCACCGCCTACACCGGCGCGCACAGCTGGCGCAGCACCTACTACGGCACCTCCAACGCGGTGGCGCTGCAGCCGCTGACGGATCCGGGCAACCGCATGGCCTTCGAAGCGCACCAGTACTTCGACAAGGACAACAGCGGCACCAAGGGCGAATGCGTCAGCGCCACCGCCGGCGCCGAGAAACTGGCCGGCTTCGTCAGCTGGCTGCGCGAGAACAAGAAGGTCGGCTTCATCGGCGAGTTCGCCACCGCCGATACCCCCGTCTGCAACCAGGCGCTGGAAGGCCTGCTCAGTTACATCGAGCAGAACAACGACGTGATCGTCGGCTGGACCTGGTGGGCGGCCGGCGCGTGGTGGAAGAACGACTATCCGTTCAACGTGCAACCGAACAAGGACGGCAGCGACAAGCCGCAGATGTCGATCCTGTCCAAGCACGCGCGCAAGGTGACCGGGAAGTAG
- the plsB gene encoding glycerol-3-phosphate 1-O-acyltransferase PlsB, which yields MTPMPEQNPLPFPDDAAAARASDPAHAPASAASGAATGSVPPAAGAAALPSPALAARTAKRPLWARLLGRVADPWLGLNIEPAEPGQYDDGRPVVYVLEDYGLSNALILDKACREAGLPSPLVPLPGDPLGRKRAYLALSRRSSNNALIPEQRGAKTHSDSLAKLLQAHRERPDLDIHLVPVSIFVGRAPDKQSGWFAVLFSENWALVGSFRRLLGVLLNGRSTIVRFAPPVSMRLTIEEGLPPERTVRKLQRVLRTHFRRIREAVIGPDLSTRRLLVDQVLAAEPVREAIAAQAKRDNSKPVDAWRKAHAYAWEIAADYSSPVVRSASFLLSHVWNRIYAGVLVHHLDKLKEAAPGHEVIYVPSHRSHMDYLLLSYLLYERGIVPPHIVAGINLNLPVVGTLLRKGGAFFIRRSIKGNALYSAVLSEYVAQLVAGGYSIEYFVEGGRSRTGRLLQPKGGMIAMTLRAFLRQPRKPVLFQPIYVGYEKLMEGNSYLDELSGRPKEKESIWGLLWSIPKVLKQNYGQVVVNFGEPIALSQVLAQRAPDWDGQPLGEDEKPSWLNGTVDALAQQIQVHVNAAADVNPVNLLALALLSTPKHAMGEADLIAQIELCKKLLAELPYSDRVTVTPHSPERIIAHAEEINVLTRTPHPLGDVLSVNGDNAVLLSYFRNNVLHLFTASSWVACCFQNNRRMSRSGLLRLGRTVYPFLQAELFLPWSEDQFAERIERTIEVFVREGLLLQVNDDDGGVLARNTGQTDEVFRLRAIGHSLQQAFERYYIAISVLVKNGPGKLGAGELESLCQQAAQRLSLLYAPAAPEFFDKTLFRGFIQKLRELKLVWPDENSKLMFDERLDAWAKDAKFILGRELRHTIERVSPEAAKPEEPVAPQD from the coding sequence ATGACGCCGATGCCAGAACAAAACCCACTCCCCTTCCCCGACGACGCCGCGGCTGCGCGCGCCTCGGACCCGGCGCACGCGCCCGCCTCTGCGGCCAGCGGCGCTGCCACCGGCAGCGTGCCGCCGGCCGCCGGCGCTGCAGCGCTGCCGAGCCCGGCGCTCGCCGCGCGCACCGCCAAGCGGCCGCTGTGGGCGCGCCTGCTCGGGCGCGTGGCCGATCCGTGGCTGGGCCTGAACATCGAACCGGCCGAACCCGGCCAGTACGACGACGGCCGCCCGGTGGTCTACGTGCTGGAGGACTACGGCCTGTCCAACGCGCTGATCCTGGACAAGGCCTGCCGCGAGGCCGGCCTGCCGTCGCCGCTGGTGCCGCTGCCCGGCGACCCGCTGGGGCGCAAGCGCGCCTACCTGGCGCTGTCGCGGCGCAGCAGCAACAACGCGCTGATCCCCGAGCAGCGCGGCGCCAAGACCCACTCCGACTCGCTGGCCAAGCTGCTGCAGGCGCACCGCGAACGCCCGGACCTGGACATCCATCTGGTGCCGGTGTCGATCTTCGTCGGCCGCGCCCCGGACAAGCAGAGCGGCTGGTTCGCGGTGCTGTTCTCGGAAAACTGGGCGCTGGTCGGCAGCTTCCGCCGCCTGCTCGGCGTGCTGCTCAACGGCCGCAGCACCATCGTGCGCTTCGCCCCGCCGGTGTCGATGCGGCTGACCATCGAGGAAGGGCTGCCGCCGGAACGCACCGTACGCAAGCTGCAGCGCGTGCTGCGCACCCATTTCCGGCGCATCCGCGAGGCGGTGATCGGCCCGGACCTGTCCACCCGCCGGCTGCTGGTGGACCAGGTGCTGGCCGCCGAGCCGGTGCGCGAGGCCATCGCCGCGCAGGCCAAGCGCGACAACAGCAAGCCGGTGGACGCCTGGCGCAAGGCCCACGCCTACGCCTGGGAGATCGCCGCCGACTACTCCAGCCCGGTGGTGCGTTCGGCCAGCTTCCTGCTCAGCCACGTGTGGAACCGCATCTATGCCGGCGTGCTGGTGCACCACCTGGACAAGCTGAAGGAGGCCGCGCCCGGACACGAAGTGATCTACGTGCCCAGCCACCGCAGCCACATGGACTACCTGCTGCTGTCCTACCTGCTGTACGAACGCGGCATCGTGCCGCCGCACATCGTGGCCGGCATCAACCTCAACCTGCCGGTGGTCGGCACCCTGCTGCGCAAGGGCGGCGCGTTCTTCATCCGCCGCTCGATCAAGGGCAACGCGCTGTATTCGGCGGTGCTCAGCGAATACGTGGCGCAGCTGGTGGCCGGCGGCTACTCGATCGAATACTTCGTCGAGGGCGGCCGCTCGCGCACCGGCCGCCTGCTGCAGCCCAAGGGCGGCATGATCGCGATGACCCTGCGCGCGTTCCTGCGCCAGCCGCGCAAGCCGGTGCTGTTCCAGCCGATCTACGTCGGCTACGAGAAGCTGATGGAAGGCAACAGCTACCTCGACGAACTCAGCGGCCGGCCCAAGGAGAAGGAGTCGATCTGGGGCCTGCTGTGGAGCATCCCCAAGGTGCTCAAGCAGAACTACGGCCAGGTGGTGGTGAACTTCGGCGAGCCGATCGCGCTGAGCCAGGTGCTGGCGCAGCGCGCGCCGGACTGGGACGGCCAGCCGCTGGGCGAGGACGAGAAACCGAGCTGGTTGAACGGCACCGTCGATGCGCTGGCGCAGCAGATCCAGGTGCACGTCAACGCCGCCGCCGACGTCAATCCGGTCAACCTGCTGGCGCTGGCGCTGCTGTCCACGCCCAAGCACGCGATGGGCGAGGCCGACCTGATCGCGCAGATCGAACTGTGCAAGAAACTGCTGGCCGAACTGCCGTACTCGGACCGGGTCACCGTCACCCCGCATTCGCCCGAGCGCATCATCGCCCACGCCGAGGAGATCAACGTGCTGACCCGCACGCCGCATCCGCTCGGCGATGTGCTCAGCGTCAACGGCGACAACGCGGTGCTGCTGAGCTACTTCCGCAACAACGTGCTGCACCTGTTCACCGCCTCCTCGTGGGTGGCGTGCTGCTTCCAGAACAACCGGCGCATGAGCCGCTCCGGCCTGCTGCGGCTGGGCCGCACCGTGTACCCGTTCCTGCAGGCCGAACTGTTCCTGCCCTGGAGCGAGGACCAGTTCGCCGAACGCATCGAGCGCACCATCGAGGTATTCGTGCGCGAAGGCTTGCTGCTGCAGGTCAACGACGACGACGGCGGCGTGCTGGCGCGCAACACCGGACAGACCGACGAGGTGTTCCGCCTGCGCGCGATCGGGCATTCGCTGCAGCAGGCGTTCGAGCGCTACTACATCGCCATTTCGGTGCTGGTCAAGAACGGCCCCGGCAAGCTCGGCGCCGGCGAACTGGAAAGCCTGTGCCAACAGGCCGCGCAGCGCCTGAGCCTGCTGTACGCCCCGGCCGCGCCGGAATTCTTCGACAAGACCCTGTTCCGCGGCTTCATCCAGAAGTTGCGCGAATTGAAGCTGGTGTGGCCGGACGAGAACAGCAAGCTGATGTTCGACGAGCGCCTGGATGCGTGGGCGAAAGACGCCAAGTTCATTCTTGGCCGCGAGTTGCGCCACACCATCGAGCGGGTCAGCCCGGAAGCGGCGAAGCCGGAAGAGCCGGTGGCGCCGCAGGATTGA
- a CDS encoding discoidin domain-containing protein, whose amino-acid sequence MTLPAQAQDGRLPPREAWHASSSSSQVKAQAIGYLIDGDASTRTGGAFSPGHWFQVDLGREARIGGVRLQWDSANPEGFLLQTSHDGQRWDTVYTMADSMGGTETLFFAPRSARYLRLASPERTADWGISIYEMEPLGAADSARLRGVPADAAAALWQGGTTLTLPGKGAQARQLDIAFPRAFASAGLIVEFAGAHGAARLQAQDAAGRWRTLAEDPQAGQSYSAYLAGTAPVEARALRLSVDAVPGAAAPALRRLRLLGPKAVMTPMKRYQIAAQRGQGALFPASLHMQQTYWTAVGIHAGRQKSIFDEYGNLEAWKGAPLVQPLWRDASGTAAGADGHALTHALRDGWKPMPSLSWSPQPGLELRSETFTLEHGGQPVTLLRHRLRNTGSSPVSGTLSLLVRPMQMNPPWQNGGLSPIHDVAVEDAAVRVNGRLLLESLSAPSGAGAEAFGAHGETEITRHVAAGTLPAQRQAHDADGLAAAMLDYAVTLAPGAQQDVVLAFPLGTAGADAQGRLPPAPALDRAALLGAEARDPGRRFDALAERVSADWQRRLGNVGLSLPDASLVDMLRAQAAYMLINQTGPAMQPGPRNYNRSFIRDGMATSAILLRMGQAQVARDYLQWYSDHAVHPNGLVSPILNDDGSVNDGFGSDLEYDSQGEYITLVADVARLDGGPDSVRAYLPKVKLAMQFMQELRERTLVPGYMGEQPAPERFRGILAPSISHEGYSSPTHSYWDDYWALKGWHDGAWLAESLGDAATAAWAREQYAALRTSLAASIRATMAWKGADFIPAAADLGDGDPSSVSIALDPTGQQDLLPEQALRTTFARYLDDVRKRKQPNALWAYSPYEMRNVLTYVHLDQPQVADELLQDMLRDRRPFEWQVLAEVVHSRPRFPRYLGDMPHTWIGAEYARTVFGMLMHEDDDGLALLPGTPPAWVEGEGLAVQRLPTAYGQLSMRARQRGDVLRIDLGSGLRAGTAVRVAWPSRTRPTQVRVDGRRIDAYDAAGVVLAKPFRTLEARW is encoded by the coding sequence ATGACGCTGCCCGCACAGGCGCAGGACGGCCGGTTGCCGCCGCGCGAGGCATGGCATGCCTCCAGTTCCTCCAGCCAGGTCAAGGCGCAGGCGATCGGCTACCTGATCGACGGCGATGCCAGCACCCGCACTGGCGGCGCGTTCAGCCCCGGCCACTGGTTCCAGGTCGACTTGGGCCGCGAGGCGCGGATCGGCGGCGTGCGCCTGCAATGGGACAGCGCCAATCCGGAGGGTTTCCTGCTGCAGACCTCGCACGACGGCCAGCGCTGGGACACGGTCTACACCATGGCCGATTCGATGGGCGGCACCGAGACGCTGTTCTTCGCGCCGCGTAGCGCGCGCTACCTGCGCCTGGCCAGTCCCGAGCGTACCGCCGACTGGGGCATCTCGATCTACGAGATGGAGCCGCTGGGCGCAGCGGACAGCGCGCGGCTGCGCGGCGTGCCGGCGGATGCGGCGGCGGCGCTGTGGCAAGGCGGTACGACGCTGACCCTGCCCGGCAAGGGCGCGCAGGCGCGGCAGCTGGACATCGCGTTCCCGCGCGCCTTCGCCAGCGCCGGGCTGATCGTCGAATTCGCCGGTGCGCATGGCGCGGCGCGGCTGCAGGCGCAGGACGCCGCGGGCCGTTGGCGCACGCTGGCCGAGGATCCGCAGGCCGGGCAGAGCTACAGCGCCTATCTGGCCGGTACCGCGCCGGTCGAGGCGCGCGCGCTGCGGCTGAGCGTGGATGCCGTGCCGGGCGCGGCCGCACCGGCGCTGCGCCGCCTGCGCCTGCTCGGGCCGAAGGCGGTGATGACGCCGATGAAGCGCTACCAGATCGCCGCGCAACGCGGCCAGGGCGCGCTGTTCCCGGCCTCGCTGCACATGCAGCAGACCTACTGGACCGCGGTCGGCATCCATGCCGGGCGGCAGAAATCGATCTTCGACGAATACGGCAACCTGGAAGCGTGGAAGGGCGCGCCGCTGGTGCAGCCGCTGTGGCGCGACGCCTCCGGCACCGCTGCCGGTGCCGACGGCCACGCGCTGACGCATGCGCTGCGCGATGGCTGGAAGCCGATGCCGTCGCTGAGCTGGTCGCCGCAGCCGGGGCTGGAACTGCGCAGCGAGACCTTCACCCTCGAACACGGCGGCCAGCCGGTGACGTTGCTGCGCCATCGCCTGCGCAACACCGGCAGCAGCCCGGTCAGCGGCACGCTGTCGCTGCTGGTGCGGCCGATGCAGATGAACCCGCCGTGGCAGAACGGCGGCCTGTCGCCGATCCACGACGTGGCCGTCGAGGACGCCGCGGTGCGGGTCAACGGCCGCCTGCTGCTGGAATCGCTGAGCGCGCCCAGCGGCGCCGGCGCCGAGGCGTTCGGCGCGCACGGCGAAACCGAGATCACCCGCCACGTCGCCGCCGGCACGTTGCCGGCGCAACGCCAGGCGCACGACGCCGACGGCCTGGCCGCGGCGATGCTGGATTACGCGGTGACGCTGGCGCCGGGCGCGCAGCAGGACGTGGTGCTGGCATTCCCGCTCGGCACCGCCGGCGCCGATGCGCAGGGCCGGCTGCCGCCTGCACCGGCGCTGGATCGCGCCGCGCTGCTCGGCGCCGAGGCGCGCGACCCGGGCCGCCGCTTCGATGCGCTGGCCGAGCGGGTGTCCGCGGATTGGCAACGGCGGCTGGGCAATGTCGGCCTGAGCCTGCCCGACGCCAGCCTGGTCGACATGCTGCGCGCGCAGGCCGCGTACATGCTGATCAACCAGACCGGCCCGGCGATGCAGCCCGGTCCGCGCAACTACAACCGCTCCTTCATCCGCGACGGCATGGCCACCTCGGCGATCCTGCTGCGCATGGGCCAGGCGCAGGTCGCGCGCGACTACCTGCAGTGGTACAGCGACCACGCGGTGCACCCGAACGGGCTGGTGTCGCCGATCCTCAACGACGACGGCAGCGTCAACGACGGCTTCGGCTCGGACCTGGAGTACGACAGCCAGGGCGAATACATCACCCTGGTCGCCGACGTGGCGCGCCTGGACGGCGGCCCCGACAGCGTGCGTGCCTACCTGCCGAAGGTGAAGCTGGCGATGCAGTTCATGCAGGAACTGCGCGAGCGCACCCTGGTGCCCGGCTACATGGGCGAGCAGCCGGCACCGGAACGCTTCCGTGGCATCCTGGCGCCGTCGATCAGCCACGAAGGCTATTCCAGCCCCACCCACAGCTACTGGGACGACTACTGGGCGCTGAAGGGCTGGCACGACGGCGCGTGGCTGGCCGAGTCGCTGGGCGACGCGGCGACCGCGGCCTGGGCGCGCGAACAGTACGCCGCGCTGCGCACCTCGCTGGCCGCCTCGATCCGCGCCACGATGGCGTGGAAGGGCGCCGACTTCATCCCCGCCGCGGCCGACCTGGGCGATGGCGATCCGAGCAGCGTGTCGATCGCGCTGGATCCCACCGGCCAGCAGGACCTGCTGCCGGAGCAGGCGCTGCGCACCACCTTCGCGCGCTATCTGGACGACGTGCGCAAGCGCAAGCAGCCCAATGCGCTGTGGGCGTATTCGCCGTACGAGATGCGCAACGTGCTGACCTACGTGCACCTGGACCAGCCGCAGGTCGCCGACGAACTGCTGCAGGACATGCTGCGCGACCGCCGCCCGTTCGAATGGCAGGTGCTGGCCGAAGTGGTGCATTCGCGGCCGCGTTTCCCGCGCTATCTCGGCGACATGCCGCATACCTGGATCGGCGCCGAGTACGCGCGCACCGTGTTCGGCATGCTGATGCACGAGGACGACGACGGCCTGGCGCTGCTGCCCGGCACGCCGCCGGCCTGGGTCGAGGGCGAGGGCCTGGCGGTGCAGCGCCTGCCGACCGCCTATGGCCAGTTGAGCATGCGCGCGCGCCAGCGCGGCGACGTGCTGCGGATCGATCTCGGCAGCGGCTTGCGCGCGGGCACCGCGGTGCGCGTGGCCTGGCCCTCGCGCACGCGGCCGACCCAGGTGCGCGTGGACGGGCGGCGCATCGACGCCTACGACGCCGCCGGTGTGGTGCTGGCCAAGCCGTTCCGGACCCTGGAGGCACGCTGGTGA
- a CDS encoding LacI family transcriptional regulator: MNPRSAHAPEQRASITIKDVARLANVSVATVSRTMNGHQHVAEPVRARVLEAARTLHYVPHHAARSLSSRRTHTIGVVLPDLHGEFFSELIRGIDTVARERGLHLLVSSYHGEPEEQRLAVRRMPGRVDGLLLMSPYLSTDAGDAADMLPGTLPAVLMNCAERIADAQVLNVDNYGGARAMTRHLLDSGHRRIAFIAGPDDNFDARERLRGYRDELRERCPQVPPRVLPGDFDEASGYRAGQALLQQGQRPDVVFAANDMMALGCLFAFTHAGLRVPDDIALAGFDDVPMARYVHPALTTMRVDIAGFGARAMQLLLAALEPQTASVDAPLSTDIAPQLIVRASSAQRGTAMD; this comes from the coding sequence GTGAATCCGCGCAGCGCACACGCGCCGGAACAGCGCGCCAGCATCACCATCAAGGACGTGGCGCGCCTGGCCAACGTCTCGGTGGCGACGGTGTCGCGCACCATGAACGGCCACCAGCACGTGGCCGAGCCGGTGCGCGCGCGCGTGCTGGAAGCCGCGCGCACCCTGCACTACGTGCCGCACCATGCCGCGCGCAGCCTCAGCAGCCGCCGCACCCACACCATCGGCGTGGTGCTGCCCGACCTGCACGGCGAATTCTTCTCCGAACTGATCCGCGGCATCGACACGGTCGCACGCGAGCGCGGCCTGCACCTGCTGGTGTCCAGCTATCACGGCGAGCCGGAGGAGCAGCGGCTGGCGGTGCGGCGCATGCCCGGGCGCGTGGACGGGCTGCTGCTCATGTCGCCGTACCTGAGCACCGACGCCGGCGATGCCGCCGACATGCTGCCCGGCACGCTGCCGGCGGTGCTGATGAACTGCGCCGAGCGCATCGCCGACGCGCAGGTGCTCAACGTGGACAACTACGGCGGCGCGCGGGCGATGACCCGCCACCTGCTCGACAGCGGCCACCGCCGCATCGCCTTCATCGCCGGGCCGGACGACAACTTCGACGCGCGCGAACGCCTGCGCGGCTATCGCGACGAACTGCGCGAGCGCTGCCCGCAGGTGCCGCCGCGGGTGCTGCCCGGCGACTTCGACGAAGCCTCCGGCTACCGCGCCGGGCAGGCGCTGTTGCAGCAGGGCCAGCGTCCGGACGTGGTGTTCGCGGCCAACGACATGATGGCGCTGGGCTGCCTGTTCGCCTTCACCCATGCCGGTCTGCGCGTGCCCGACGACATCGCCCTGGCCGGCTTCGACGACGTGCCGATGGCGCGCTACGTGCACCCGGCGCTGACCACCATGCGCGTGGACATCGCCGGCTTCGGCGCGCGCGCGATGCAGCTGCTGCTCGCCGCGCTGGAGCCGCAGACCGCGAGCGTGGATGCGCCGCTTTCCACCGATATCGCTCCGCAATTGATCGTCCGTGCGTCCAGTGCCCAGCGAGGAACCGCCATGGACTGA